A stretch of DNA from Methylomicrobium lacus LW14:
AAACCGGCTGTATCGCGGCCGCGATCCGCGCGCGCGCGGCCTCGATCGAAAGCAGGGCCTCGCGGCTGCACAGATCGGTCATTTGAACTCCCGGTAATGCTCCAGGATGAAGCGGGCGATCAGGTCGGCGCGGTTCAGATCGAGCTTGACCAGAGATTCCGGCGCTTCGACCGGGCTGTCGCTCGCGATCGCGATGATATCCGGGTCATCAGGAAACAGCAGCGGCCTTTGCAGCGACGGCCGGTGCAATTCGATCTTCGGAAATTTTTCGGCCTTGAAGCCTTCGACCAGAATCAGATCCAGGCCGGATTGATCCAGAATTTTAAGCTGCCGGTCCAGGCTCGGTTCCTCGGGCGTTTCGAATTCGTTGATGATCGCATAACGGTATTTGGAAACCAGCATCACCGGCGAGGCGCCGGCCATGCGCAGGCGATAACTGTCCTTGCCGGGATGGTCGATGTCGAAGCTATGATGACTGTGCTTGATCAGGCCGACCCGCAGACCGCGTTGTTTCAGCAAAGGAATCAATTGCGTCA
This window harbors:
- the mobB gene encoding molybdopterin-guanine dinucleotide biosynthesis protein B → MQHAQKPILGFAAASGTGKTTLLTQLIPLLKQRGLRVGLIKHSHHSFDIDHPGKDSYRLRMAGASPVMLVSKYRYAIINEFETPEEPSLDRQLKILDQSGLDLILVEGFKAEKFPKIELHRPSLQRPLLFPDDPDIIAIASDSPVEAPESLVKLDLNRADLIARFILEHYREFK